The stretch of DNA TATATTGCACAttcactttcttctccaacactgtgtttttgcattatttaaaccaaattgaacatgtttcattatttatttgagaccgAATAGATTttgtttatgtattatattaaattcaaataaaagtgttcattgttcattcaatattgttgtaattgtcattattacaaatatatacataaaaattgtcagattaatcggtatcagctttttttggtcctccaataatcggtatcagtatcggcgttgaaaaatcataatccagaaacaagtctctcactgttgccgtttgctatagaccaccttctgcccccatcTGTGCCTtgaacaccatatgtgaattgattgccccccatctatcttcagagctcatgctgttaggtgacctaaactgggacaggCTTAActccccggccatcctacaatctaagcttgatgccctcaatctcacacaaattatcaatgaacctagcaggtacaaccccaaatccgtaaacatgggcaccctcatagatatcatccgaaccaacctgccctccaaatacacctctgctgtcttcaaccaggatctcagtgatcactgcctcatccgcggtccgcggtcaaacgaccacccctcatcactatcaaacgctccctaaaacacttcagcgagcaggcctttctagtcgacctggcccgggtatcctggaaggatattggcctcatcccgtcagtagaggatgcctggttattctttaaaagtgctttccttacCATTtttaataagcatgccccataCGAAAAattgtagaaccaggaacagatatagcccttggttcactccagacctgactgcccttgaccagcacaaaaacatcctgtggtgtactgcattagcatcgaatagcccccacgatatgcaacttttcagggaagttaggaaaaaatacacacaggcagttaggaaagcaaaggctagctttttcaaacagaaatttgcatcctgtaacacaaactccaaaaagttctgggacactgtaaagtccatggagaataagagcacctcctcccagctgcccactgcactgaggctaagaaacactgtcaccaacgataaatccacgatgattgagaatttcaataagcatttttctacggctggccttgttttccacctggctacccctaccccggtcaacagccctgcaccccccacagtaacttgcccaagcctcccccatgtctccttcacccaaatccagatagctgatgttctgaaagagttgcaaaatttggacccctacaaatcattGGAATGCTGCCGCAGTCATCAccgtcttcaaagggggtgacactctacacccaaactgctacagacctatatctatcctaccctgcatttctaaggtcttcgaaagccaagttaacaaacagatcactgaccatttcgaatcccaccgtaccttctccactatgcaatctgatttccgagctggtcatgggtgcccctcagccacgctcaaggtcctaaacgatatcataaccgccattgataagagacaatactgtgcagttgtattcatcgacctggccaaggcttttgactctgtcgaAATCGGAGAGCGTCTTGTCCGGACCTATGACAGGCtgtatgggggtaccacagggttcaattctcgggccgactctcttctctgtatacatcaatgatgtcgctcttgttgctggtgattctctgttccacctctacgcagacaacaccattctgtatacttctggcccttctttggacactgtgttaactaacctccagacgagcttcaatgccatacaacactccttccgtggcctccaactgctcttaaatgcaagtaaaactaaatgcatgctcttcaaccgatcgctgcccgtacctgcacgcccgtccagcatcactactctggacggttctgacttagaatatgtgaacaactataaatacctaggtgtctggttagactgtaaactctcctttcagactcacattaagcatctccaatccaaaattaaatctagaatcagcttccttcttcgcaacaaagcatccttcactcatgctgccaaacataccctcgtaaaactgactatcctaccgatccttgacttcggtgatgtcatttacaaaatagcctccaacactctactcagcaaattggatgcagtctatcacagtgccatacgttttgtcaccaaagccccatatactacccaccactgcgacctgtatgctctcattggctagccctcgcttcatattcatcgccaaacccacccactggctccaggtcatctataagtcttggAGCTCTataagccccaccttatctcagctcactggtcaccatagcagcacccacccgtagcatgcgctccagcaggtatatttcactggacacccccaaagccaattccttgtTTGGCCGCCTtcccttccagttttctgctgccaatgactggaatgaactgcaaacatcactgaagctggagactcatatctccctcactaactttaagcaccagctgtcagagcagctcacagatcatatattgtaattattttgccactatggcctatttattgccttacctcccttacccTACCTCAttcgcacacactgtatatagactttttctattgtattattgactgtatgtttgtttattccatgtgtaactctgttgttgtttgtgtcgcactgctttgatttatcttggccaggtcgcagttgcaaatgagaacttgttctcaactagcctacctgtttaaataaaggtgaaatgtatatatatcttttttttaaataaaaataatcggtcgacctctagtctgagaGTCCTGTAGTTGTCTTTTGGCAATCTCCaagtgagctgtcatgtgccttttactggggagtggcttctgtctggccacaaaggactgattggtggagtgctgcagcgatggttgtccttctggaagtttctcccatctccacatgggaactctagagctctgtcagtgaccatcgggttctttgtcacctccctgacctaggcccttttctcccgattgctcagtttcaccaggcggccagctctaggaagagtcttggtggttccaaacttcttccatttaagaatgatggaggccactgtgttcctggggacctccaatgctgcagaatttttttggtacccttcaccagatctgtgcctcaacacaatcctgtcttggagctctacagacaattccttcgacatcatggcttggtttttctctgacatgcactgtcacatGTGAGAACTCTATTGACAGGTTTGTATGCCAGCAGtgtaccaccctgcatcccactgctggcttgcttctgaagctaaccagggttggtcctggtcagtccctggatgggagaccagatggaagtggtgttggagggccagtaggaggcactctttcctctggtctaaaaaagatgccccagggcagtgattggggacactgccctgtgtagggtgccataTTTCAAATGGGacattaaacaggtgtcctgactctctgatgTCATTAAAGATTCTATGGCACTTatcgtaggggtgttaaccctagTGTCCTAGCTAAAATTCCCAAGCTGTCCCTCATACCATCAGTCAccaaatcatccccagcttacaattggctcactcatccctctcccctgtaactattccccaagttgttgctgtaaatgagaatgtgttcagtcAAGTTACTTgctaaaataatggtaaaaaaaaaaattgtacctttccaaatcatgtccaaacaattgaatttactgcagttggactccaatcaagttgtagaaacatttcaaggatgatcaatgggaacaggatgcacctgagctcaattttgagtctcatagggtctgaatacttatgcaaataaggatttattttaatatttacatttgcaaagatttctaaaaacctgtttttgctttgtcattatgcggtagtgtgtagattgatgagaattgttatttaatcaactttaggataaggctgtaacgtaaccaaatgtggaaaaagggaaggagtcagaatactttccgaatgcactgtaggtataGATGCCGCGTTCAACATGACAAATTTGAAcgatcatccaactcggaattcgaAATCTGAAACTTGGTTATCTTTCTAGAATTccaactttccgacctgaagatcagaGACGTCATTATCTGACCTCGATTTCCCAGTTGTCTTATATCAGATGTATGACAAACATGTCAACAACCTTCCAGTAGGTATAGTGATAAATAGCATACTGGAAATATTCACATCAGCCCTATGTAATGTCTAAACTTACAAATTTGATTAAAACTCTTGAACCTGGATAAGTATCTTTAAATCTAAACCAAGGGAGAGACAGTTTGAAAGAGGTTTCCACTGTGGCTGGTTTCCAGGTTTCCTTGCCTTGCCTTGCAGCCTTTAAAGTGGCTCAGGAACAGGCAGGCACACCTTTTGTGACTGCCTGTCTGCAGAACTAGGCTAAAGGTCCCAAAACAGACGCGTTTCCCTTACTTGCCAAGTGTGTCGTCATCTACAAGAGCAGAACGTGATTGGATGGATGTTGGAAGCTCTCTCAGTATACTAATAATTGGTTGTGCAATTCCTTGTGTGGCTATTGTGATTTGTGCCAAAGCTTCTCTGGAAATATGCAAAAACCTGACAAGAATGTGTGGTCAGGCTATTGTCTTCAGATACTTCCTCCCTCACTGAATCTTCACCGTTTGAAATACAGATAAAGTTAAATTGATACCTATTCAAGTGAAAATTAAGTCTGGTCTGTGCCATCATGAGTATTCAGTATGCATCAATCTTAATTAAATTGTTAAACACTCAATATACAAGTTTTCCTACAGTAAGTTATTTGGCCAATTTCAATCAGTCTCATGAAACTAGTAAATTCAAGATGCCCTAAAAGATCTGACCAGCTGAgtgaagaggacaggagggaaaTGATATACTCGTACTTTCATCACGTCATTGATTGATCCAAGGTTATGCTCCTGATTAAAAGTCTAAATTGAGAAGCACATGTCCTCAGTGTTGATCTGACAAGGTTACCTTTACAGTCTTACAAAATTTTGCTCTGTGGACTCGCTTCTGCTTTGCCTGATCTTTGGAGATCTAGTCCAGGTTACAGTAAAGCAACGTTTAAAGGGCAATCAGCTGTTGCTACAGCTGTTTTTGTACTTAATTTGtacccattgattattgaagatTAAATTAAAATGCCTCATGagattagttcaactgtcataccccatcagaacccaaaataagcttgttttactcagTAAAATTGCCTCAATATtgtaaactatcattttgatatcatggatggccagtTATTGCATCCATAAATGTGATATAAAATATACTATTAAAGTCAAACAAGAAAGATTATggtaaaattagatttttttttatgttACAAAAAAAGACAGAACCGGTCACTTGCAATATAAATTCCATAGCTGGCCACTAGAACAGTATACAAATCCTTAAGAGACGCACCCCCCACACAAAATCTACAGCATCTTGGTTAGtaaatcatgttaaacaatatTATGAGTAGCAAATTGATACACATAACTAGAAGTAGACCTATACATAGAAAACATTTATCCCTCCAACAGACATCTGTCTGGAATTGTTAAGTCCATAGCATCAATTAAAAAGGGCAATGTTGGAAGTGATCAAAAGGTAGGGGTCTACTCTACCCTGAACACAGAATGTACTGAAGATTCTCCCATGAAAAGGGTTAAAAAGCAAGCCATACATGGATGGTCAAGACTTGCAATATGCAAGGGGTTTACAAAGCCACAGACAAAACAGTACTTGGAATGACACTTGAGATGTAGCTCAATAGGACAGGAGGGAGATTATTTCAGACCAAAAGAGTATCTAGTTCATTTGCTGTATTCTTTAggctcctccccctcttcactgAGCAAACATGTGCGTATCAGAGCTTCCGTGACTGCATATGGGTCGCAGTTAGCAGATGGGCGGCGGTCCTCGAAGTAGCCCTTCTTGTCCTGACCCACCGAGCGGGGTATGCGGATGCTGGCGCCGCGGTTTGCCACGCCGGCTGAGAACTCGTGGATGTTGGACGTTTCATGGTGACCGGTCAAGCGCCGGGCGTTGTCCAGCCCCCCTTTGGGGTCGTAGGCACGGATGTGGTAGCGGTGTCTCCTTCCCAACTTCTCAATAGAATCTTCGATGCCCCTGTGTGGATAGAAGACAGAAGGGTTTTAATCCACTGCTAAAGAGACTTGAGACTTAACCTTGAGGCTGGTTTCCCAGGTTGGATTAAGCTTAGTCTTCAACTAAGAACATTATCAATGGAGAATTGCCATTTGTCTAGGCCTAGGCTTACTATGGGTCCAGGAAAACCAGCCCTAAAAATAAGCAGTGGGTTTACAGCACAATTGAATCCATGTCTACCTCAATCCACCATCTTCTCTCATCTCCTTGGTGCTGAAGTTTGTATGGCAGCCAGCGCCGTTCCAATTCCCAGGGATGGGCTTGGGGTCGAATGAGGCCACCACGCCAAAGTCTTCACACACCCGGTGGAGGATAAACCGAGCAGCCCAGAGGTGGTCACCCATGTTGATACCTTCACATGGCCCAACCTGGAACTCCCACTGGAAGACAATAGGAGTCAGAGATGATGGTTTTGAATATTTACAGAGTTTCATGGACACAGATTTTGCCTAATCCTGCACGAAGAATCTAATTCTAGGACTATGCTTAatgtgtatactgaacaaaaatataaatgcaacatgtaaaaaaTTATCCAAGAACTTCCAATTTgcagaaaaagcttatttctcaaattgtgcacatttgtttacatccctgttagtgagcatttctctttgccaagataatatgccacacttgtcaggtggatgggttaagaagctgattaaacagcatggtcattatgtaacagtataactttaaaccgtcccctcgccccgacacgggcgcgaaccagggaccctctgcacacatcaacaacggtcgcccacgaagcacagtcgttacccatcgctccacaaaagccgcggcccttgcaaagcaaggggcaacactacttaagtctcagagcaagtgacgtaactgattgaaatgctactagcgcgtacccgctaactagctagccatttcacatccgttacacttacacAGGTGCAaccttgtgctggtgacaataaaagaccactaaaatgtgcagttgtcacaacaatgccacagatgtctcaagttttgtgggaacgtgcaattggcatggtAACTGCAGGAATGccaaccagagctgttgccagataattgaatgttaatttttctaccaCACGTCACCACCATCGTTTTAGagatttggcagtacgtccaaccgcagACCGCTTGTACGGCATCGTGTTGGCGAGCAGTTTGGGAATGTCAACGTTCtgaacagtgccccatggtgacaGTGAGATTATGgtacgggcaggcataagctacgaacacaattgcattttatcgatggaaatttgaatgcacagataccTATCCCAAGGCTCATtctcatgccattcatccgctgccatctcacgtttcagcatgataatgcacggtccCTTGTTGAAAGGATCTGTacccaattcctggaagctgaaaatatcccatTTCTTCCAGGACCTGCATagtcagacatgtcacccattgtgcATTTTTAGGATGCTCTGGACGGaggtgtacgacagcatgttccactTACCGCCAATatacagcaacttcacacagccattgaagaggagtgggacaacattcaacaatcaacagcctgatcaactatgcGAAGAAGTGTcgctctgcatgaggcaaatggtggccaCAAGAAACTGACATGTTTCTGATCCACACACTTTTTTATATAAAGGTATCTGTATTcccggtcatgtgaaatccatagattagggcctcgtTTATTTAAATTaaccgatttccttatatgaactagaatgttgcatttatatttttgttcggtataaTAGTAAAGTGGTTCTTACCTGAGCTGGCATGACTTCAGCGTTGGTGCCACAGATCATAACCCCAGCATAAAGACAAGCTCTATAGTGGGCTTCTACGACGTCTCTACCATACGCCTTGTCTGCTCCCACACCACAGTAGTAGGGCCCTGCTCAAAAACACTGCATCATCAGGCTCAACAGTTTAAAACGCTGAACATTTAATACTCTaattcaggggtgtcaaactcattccacggggggcctagtgtctgcaggtttttggtttttcctttcaataaagccctagacaaccaggtgtggggagttcctaactaattagtgatgttaattcatcaatcaagtacaagggaggagcaaaaacccgcagacactcgccccccgtggaatgagtttgacacctgtgctctaattGAATATACCAACCGAAAGTTGCCATGGATAAAATCTGCTAATGAATGTCATTTTATATTTAAACTTAACATCTCAAACGAACCTTGTGGACCAGGGAAGCCATTGGAAGGCCAGCCAAAGGGATGTCCGTCTGTTCCCAGGATGGTGTACTCCTGTTCCATGCCAAACCACGGCACCTGGTTCTCTACCATCTCCATGATCTTCTTACACATCAGCCTGAGGTTAGTTTCTGGAGGGCAACAAACATTGTATTGGTCATTCAAACCATTTCTGCTACACTGAGCCAATGGGGCCTGGGTTCAATAAGGCTGGGACATGTTCAGCAGGCATGAAAAGGAAGAAAACAGGGTGGTATTATCCAAATGTATCCAATTAAGTTAAAATGTTTGAGCTCCTATGAATATGACCCCCAATGTCACTTTACTACTTAGGCTTACCTGTAGGCTTGCGGTTGTATTTGAGCACTTCACACAGGACCAGTTTGTTGGGGTCTTTCCTGAAGGGGTCTCTGAACATGGCAGCAGGGATAAGGTACATATCGCTGTTGGAGCCCTCCGACTGGTACGTACTGGAACCATCAAAGTTCCACTCTGGGAGatctgaaggagagagggagggatccgTGCGATAAGAGCAACTCAGGGATTCAAATACCCATTAGGTTCAGGGTTATTAGTTAAAGCAACCCGTATTTTTGAATTTATGCTGTATTAGAAAAGCAACTGTTGGCGCTTTTTGAGCAATGTGTTACAAGGGTGTAATCATTCTCATCTATATTCATTTAGAAAATAGTTTCCGCCACTCTGAACCCAtcaccccccaaaaaagtaaTTTCTGCCGAGATGCGCCTTTAAGAGTAGCACAACAAGTTCCAAATCTTCCTCAGCTTCTCatcagattgagagagaaaacacCAAGGTAACTAGTTTTCTTGCAATCCTTGAAGTGTAGCCAACCCTATTAATAGAAGCATTTAATCATTGTTTGGGTAATATAGAATTGGCTGGTGATGCCATTGAGATCAAGAGAAAATTAAACTGTCCAAAATTGtcagacgagtttcagaagagaaTGTAATAAAATGTTAGTGCATTTTGGATTAGTGTCCACAAGTAAATCAGAAATTACCTTCACTCAacaaaaatacccccccccccccaccgctgAAAAAACATTAGGGGAAACACTGGGTGTAGCACAAAAGTTTACTAACCATTTCTCCAGGCATAGATCAATGTAAATCAAGTGTCAGATCTTACCATCAATGGTCTTGGGTTCAGAATCCAGAGTTCTGGTCTTGCAGCGGAGCCCCTCTCCAGTCCCATCTATCCAGATGTACATGGCCTGGACCTTGTCTCCCTGAGGAAGGTCCATAAAC from Salvelinus fontinalis isolate EN_2023a chromosome 5, ASM2944872v1, whole genome shotgun sequence encodes:
- the LOC129855455 gene encoding glutamine synthetase-like, producing the protein MATSESASLSKTVKQQFMDLPQGDKVQAMYIWIDGTGEGLRCKTRTLDSEPKTIDDLPEWNFDGSSTYQSEGSNSDMYLIPAAMFRDPFRKDPNKLVLCEVLKYNRKPTETNLRLMCKKIMEMVENQVPWFGMEQEYTILGTDGHPFGWPSNGFPGPQGPYYCGVGADKAYGRDVVEAHYRACLYAGVMICGTNAEVMPAQWEFQVGPCEGINMGDHLWAARFILHRVCEDFGVVASFDPKPIPGNWNGAGCHTNFSTKEMREDGGLRGIEDSIEKLGRRHRYHIRAYDPKGGLDNARRLTGHHETSNIHEFSAGVANRGASIRIPRSVGQDKKGYFEDRRPSANCDPYAVTEALIRTCLLSEEGEEPKEYSK